The Punica granatum isolate Tunisia-2019 chromosome 4, ASM765513v2, whole genome shotgun sequence sequence AGGCAACTGAGATAGTCGTTACGCCTTTGCTTTTCCATGATGTTTTCCCGATGGGCTCATCTTCGATGATGGGTATTAAATTATGAGACAAAATTGGGCCTTCTATTTAATCTCTCCATAAAAAACGGCCCATCTATTTTACCAGCGATTTTTAGAACATAATTATCAGATGTTTTCGGCAAATCAACTAGACTATTAGGTGACTTACAACATCGTGCCACCAGGATGTGAGATTCTTTCTccatctgtttttttttttttaaatatatacgCGTATATGCATGTGTTTGCTGTCGAGATAACTTTAAATAGTCTACGCATCTCACGTGCCCATGTTAAGAATGTGGCTTACAGGGCCAACATGTGAAGATGGCAGTGTGTGACATCAATATTAACCAGTCGAAACGTGTTAGCACTAGAAATGACTTCGGTACGACAAAACCATTTTATAACCCGACATGAAGTGACGGGCATCTGATAAGTTGGGGCAAAACTTGTGGATTAATTGTTTCACACTGATTACGTACTACTGTTACGCATATAATAGAAGCAAGCATGCTTTTCCAACAAGCATGTATGTGTGTATGTACGTACGTATGTATATGACTTGGTTACACATGGACTGCACTTGAAATTAGTTTGTTCTATACTACCAACGACTTGGGGCATCTCTCTTGCCAACTTCAATTGTTTtggcatatacatatatgtgtatgtataatgtatttatatatataggactTGTTTACACATGGACTGCACTTGAAATTAGTTTATACTATACCATCAAGCTAATGGTGGGCCATCACATGATTATaaaactttaatttaaatctGATCCAGAATTATCTGTCTAAAAGGTGAAAGGACAGCAGAACAGGgaaatatatcatatttacCAGGAAAAATGGATCAAGGAGAGGTGCATCATAGATATTTATGTTCGCAACTTAGTAATCAAAATTCTTGTTGGAATTATCGGTACTCATTTATGTTTATAAACTTATAAACCTcccttaaaattttaaaaacaaaataaaaagaataattaggACAAATTATTGCATGGCAAGTTGGAGATTCCACCCCCATTTAATGGCGAAAGTGAATTAGAAGGAAACATTAAAAAATGTAGAATTTATTCACAAGGGAAATGATTACGCCCGATTGTTAAGGGGTTCATCGGCATTCATCATTAGGAATCATATAGagaacattaattaattaaaggtCTTTCTTAAAGTTGTGTTTGATGAACAATTACGATGTTCTTCTTGTTATTCAACGTATAATAAGCAACGTCGTGCTATGATAAAGTTAACCTTTTAGATCTGGTCCATTAATTGGTTGCATGTTCTCGTCCATGCTATTCTCATCCATTATAAGCACGCATAAATACCTATACAGAGACATAAATTCATAATTATGTTACGGAGGAGGAGTAATGTATCCAATAGAAATCGAGTCGTAATGGCAAAACTGATTAAAACCAAAGATGTGACTTGACTTAAATCTCAAGATCCTTGTTACAAATTTAACACGTACATGTTCTTAATAACTTACGTCgtagagggaaaaaaaaattcatgctccgaaattttcccaaaaatggtatttttattttctaaagaacgaaagagaaaaataatatgatgTAAAATTATGATACCGGGGGAAAGTATGACAGGGATGGATGGTTTTAACGACCGGCATCAAAATTAAAGCGGGAACATCGCAagctcctcttcttcttcttcttcttcttcttcttcttcttcttcttcttcctcttcctcggTAGATCCGAAATGGAAGTCTTTTTGCTGAATTATAAATGCTTAATGGAAGTCAGCAATCTTGACTTGCCAACGCACTCTCGTCACCTCTTGATTAaggtcttttttctttcttttgtaatggagaaaaaagaaaaaataataattaaatggagcaagttctgatttttctttttttgcttgaTTAATGGTTCCGTtaaaccctttttttttctcgtcGTTATGGTCATTAGAGCATTAATGGAGGAAGAAAATGTGCAGCCCACGGACACTTTTGGGATACAATTTGTTCCTCCAACATGGTGGATTGACTGACCCGTTAATGATTACCATGTGTTTCCACCCCAGCATTTGGATTTTATTAAGGGGGACGGCAAGAgcttatttatataattaaccaacctgttttttttttttttttatgggagAAATTAAAGATTTCAGTGTACATTTTATTAGTAATGGTGTTTTTTGGACTGACCTCGACGGGAGGAATCATCTCTGCTTGGCTAGGCTCTCTGTCTGTGCTGTTCTCCATCACTGTGGTCATCGAGGAGGTACATTTTGCTTCGTCGGCTTCTCCACCTTACTGTTTGTCCTCACTGAGTGCGCAAAGTTGAACTTTTACTTCTGATCTTGCACGGGACTTTCACAAGCTGTGATTTTTCTGGTCTACAACGggataaaatggaaaaagattTTGCGGGCTGGCTGACGTGAAGTGAAAGGGTGAAGAGGAAGGGGGAAGGGGAGCGGGGTGAGCGTGACGAGGGAGCTGACGTGCAGGGCAGAGAGTGAGGCAGAGGGGCAGGTGTCTCTGTCCAATGGACTTgttttcttctcctccttgcTTTCTTTTTGTGTCCACGGAATAGCCTTCCAACCTTTGTCTGCTGATTGGTGATTGCCCGAGAGGCCCAAGCCTCTGGTGCCAGGTGACCCGAAATTTTGCATGAATCAATCAAGCGCTccgtcttcctcctccttcacCTCTTCTTTTTATCTCTTCCGAGGTAATGATCTGTAAAAGCATAACCCGctgtttttgttttcttgcGGGGTTTGGTCAATGTCGGGTCCATTTCCCTTGGTATAGTTTAGTTTCTACAAGGGTCTGTTTTACTGGTCTTTAAATACTACTGGAACTCTCCACGGGGTGGATCTGTTGCTGAACTGTCGAACTGGGTCGGAGGTTTCATCTCTGAACTCTTTGGATTTGTTGGTCTCTCAGGAGAGCTGCTGATCCCTCCTGAATCATTGAAAAGGGCGGAAGGATGAGGGGGGCTGTTCTTGCTGCtattgctgctgctgttggtAATCTACTCCAAGGATGGGATAACGCTACCATTGCTGGTAATTgactttcttcttccttgttCTGAGCAAGAACATATTGAGAACTGTTTCTTCTAGATTGATTTCTTAAAGAATCCTAAAGCCTTAAATCTTGATACGATTCCCATGAAAACGTTTAGTTACAATAAGTGTAGTCTCTTCACTTTGATTCTTGATCTGCTGAGACCAGTTGTCTTACTTTTAGGACTCGTGTATTTTTGCAACAGGGGCCGTCCTGTATATAAAGAGGGAATTCAACTTAGAGACCCAACCAGCGGCAGAAGGCCTGATCGTGGCGATGTCCCTAATAGGGGCCACCCTAGTCACCACCTGCTCTGGGGCCATGTCTGACTGGTGTGGCCGCCGTCCGATGCTAGTAATCTCCTCTGCATTCTATTTCCTCGGCAGCCTTGTCATGCTGTGGTCCCCGAATGTATATGTCCTCCTCCTCGCGAGGTTTCTTGATGGGCTTGGGGTGGGTCTCGCACTCACCCTCGTCCCCCTCTACATTTCTGAAACCGCACCTCCTGAGATAAGGGGGACGCTGAGCACTTTACCTCAGTTCATGGGTTCAGGTGGGATGTTTTTATCTTATTGTATGGTATTTGGGATGTCTTTATTGGAGTCACCGAGTTGGAGGCTCATGCTTGGAGTTCTCTCTGTCCCGTCGCTTGTATACTTCCTCTTGATGGTTTTTTACTTGCCGGAGTCACCAAGGTGGCTCGTGAGTAAAGGGAAGATGGCCGAAGCAAGGAAGGTCCTGCAGATGCTGTGCGGGAGAGAAGATGTTTCTGGTTAGTTTTATTATATTCACAGACTAGACTgctaatatataattgtgcAAAGTAGTTTTGTTTTCTGGATATGAGCTCATTCTGCTTTTTACTTGTCTGTTTGTTGGGCACCTGTTGTCTAGAATGTTTTCCGATGATTATAGGATCTAGTACATCTATTTGATGTGACCATCGATGATGGAAATTCTATGTTTGCCCGttaattttatttgctttGAAGCCATTCCTATTTTTGGTAGCTGGATATCTACGTATTGCTGGCCTTCTTTGTTCGAGGCATTAATTGTAAGAATTATATGCTAAAGGATGATGTGAAGATTAGAATATCATCAATGACAATCCTTTTCCTGTCTTAGAAGCACACTACCAGTGCAATTCGGTTTCTGTCTCTTCTACATGGCCTACTATAAGTTTTAGGAGTAGTTCCCGTCACAGCTTTGCTCACATATTCTTTATTCCTTCATGTCCATAGAAAACTCGGTCACCTGCATCGAGCTCATGATCTTTAAATAAACAGGTGAGATGGCTTTGCTGGTGGAGGGACTTGGAGTGGGGGGTGAGACATCCTTGGAGGAATATATAATTGGCCCTGCCAAGGAACAGATGGACGAGCAAGATCTAGCCTATGAGAAAGATCAAATCAAGCTATATGGAGCTCAGGAGGGTCTTTCTTGGGTCGCAAGGCCCATCAAAGAGGAGAACAATCTCGGATTTGTGTCTCGTCATGGGAGCATAGCAAGCCAATCTAGGTCTTTCGTGGACCCACTCGTGACTCTCTTTGGGAGTGTACATGAAAAGCAACCCGAGATGGGGAGCATGCAGGGCACACTTTTCCCACACTTTGGGAGCATGTTTAGCATGGGAGGAGGGCATCAACAGACAAGGAATGAGCAGTGGGATGAGGAGAGTGTTGCCAGGGATGGCGAAGAGTATCAGTCCGATGCTAATGCTGGTGGTGGTGATGAGTCCGATGATAATTTGCATAGCCCATTGATCTCACGTCAGACTACGAGTGTCGAGAAGGACATGACCCCACATGCTCATGGAAGCACATTCAGCATGAGACAAGGTAGCAATGCAGGACAtgatgaattttgaaatttgtgtGCTCTGTATTAGGCTATATCATAGTGATGCGATATCATCTCATATCATGTTTTTAAGTGGTACCATGATTGTCTTCCTCTTCAACTCATCCCCATTCTGTATCAGGCAGTCTTGTGCAGGGCACTGGTGAAACGGTTGGGAGCACTGGGATTGGTGGGGGATGGCAGCTTGCATGGCAATGGGCGGAGAAAGAGGGCCCTGATGGGAAGAAGGAAGGAGGGTTTAAGAGGATCTACCTGCACCAAGAGGGTGCCACAGGATCTATTCGGGGTTCCTTGGCTTCTCTTCCAGGTGGTGGTGGAGAGGAAGGAGAGTTCATTCAGGCCGCTGCTTTGGTGAGCCAGCCGGCTCTTTTTTCCAAGGAGCTTATGAAGCAGCACCCTGTGGGTCCTGCTATGGTCCATCCAGCGGAAACTGCTGTCAAAGGGCCGAGTTGGAGAGATCTGTTCGAGCCTGGAGTCAAGCGTGCTTTAATTGTCGGGATCGGAATTCAAATGCTTCAGCAGGTAATCGGTGGATCCTTATGTTGAaaggaggggaaaaaaagctAATATATGAGTTAGAGATAGGTTCTCACTATATAATCTTAATTCTCTGCATTTTTTACTGATTCAATGATGATTCTCGATCCTGTTGCTGTTCAGTTCTCCGGCATAAATGGGGTCCTCTACTACACCCCCCAAATTCTTGAGCAGGCAGGTGTTGCAGTTCTTCTCTCGAGCATGGGCTTCAGTTCGACTTCTGCTTCCCTACTTATCAGTACCATCACGACCTTGTTGATGCTTCCTTCTATAGTTGTTGCCATGAGGCTCATGGACACCTCGGGTAGAAGGTAATTTGTTCGTCCCCACATCTAACTAATGTAATGGTCCAAGGTGCTAGCCTATGTAATAAATCTTTCGAGTTTGTGTGCTTATCATTCTTTCTGTTTCCAAATGCCCATCGGACCACATGACTGGTCCCTGGTGAGTTGGTTGAACCTACTGGTCTGATCTGGTTCTGATGACTAGAACATCTCCATGACAACATAACTTCCTTGGGTTTATTTGTAAAAAGCAAAGTCTATATGAAGTACATCAAAACTGCACATATTAACTTGTGTTCTTGGCATTGGTTGCATCCATCTGTTATAGTGATTTTCATGATaacttctgttttattctctTTTTCCCAGGACGTTGCTTCTACACACTATCCCAGTCCTCGTGATCTCTCTTGTTGTCCTAGTCCTTGGAAGCATCATTCATATGGGCACTGTCCTCAATGCAGTGATATCCACCGTCGGTGTCGTGTTCTATTTCTGCTTCTTCGTGATGGGATATGGGCCCATCCCCGGCATCCTCTGTTCAGAAATCTTCCCCACGCGTACCCGTGGCCTCTGCATCGCCATATGCGCCCTCGCCTTCTGGGTCGGAAACATTATCGTCACCTATACCCTTCCTGTGATGCTCAAGTCAGTCGGGCTTGCAGGCGTCTTTAGTATGTATGCCGTTGTCTGTGTGGTATCATGGGTGTTCGTGTTCCTTAAGGTCCCTGAAACCAAGGGCATGCCCCTGGAAGTTATTACAGatttcttctctctcggcGCGAAACAGGCTGCAGCCTCTAAGAGCAAGTGACTTGGAGGCAGACACAGATAGAAGCTCCCTTTTTCCCAGATTTGGCTGAGTTTCTCTTCGTTCTCTTTGCTATTGTTCTTTCGATGGTTGGGAAATAGGAGCGTGATTATTTGGTCATAATATGCGAGTCCTCTCTCTTCGGTGGAGAGCGGTTCATGTATTCCGGTTGTGccagaatttcttttttcaaccTTATTGCCACCATTGTTTCTTCCGAGCTTCCGAGTGTGCTCGTTTACTTCTTTATgtacgaaaatatatcaaattcaTCAGTTGTCCGAGACACCTTGCTTATCTGTTCTCCTGCTGCATTCCCGAACTGCAACAATTGAACATGTAACCGCAGAACGTTTGGATTCTGCAGATAGTTAAATATGCACTTGCATCTTTCGATGCATATCCCGTTGAGCGGCAATCTCCAAGCACGACTCAGACTCTATCTGGAGTCATATATAGATAAAACAACAAGGATGAAGGTGGCTCCTTCATCTGGATCCCTGATGCTGTCTCATTTCCGTTGAATGGCGAAATCCTCAACTCATAATTGATTG is a genomic window containing:
- the LOC116203597 gene encoding monosaccharide-sensing protein 2-like translates to MRGAVLAAIAAAVGNLLQGWDNATIAGAVLYIKREFNLETQPAAEGLIVAMSLIGATLVTTCSGAMSDWCGRRPMLVISSAFYFLGSLVMLWSPNVYVLLLARFLDGLGVGLALTLVPLYISETAPPEIRGTLSTLPQFMGSGGMFLSYCMVFGMSLLESPSWRLMLGVLSVPSLVYFLLMVFYLPESPRWLVSKGKMAEARKVLQMLCGREDVSGEMALLVEGLGVGGETSLEEYIIGPAKEQMDEQDLAYEKDQIKLYGAQEGLSWVARPIKEENNLGFVSRHGSIASQSRSFVDPLVTLFGSVHEKQPEMGSMQGTLFPHFGSMFSMGGGHQQTRNEQWDEESVARDGEEYQSDANAGGGDESDDNLHSPLISRQTTSVEKDMTPHAHGSTFSMRQGSLVQGTGETVGSTGIGGGWQLAWQWAEKEGPDGKKEGGFKRIYLHQEGATGSIRGSLASLPGGGGEEGEFIQAAALVSQPALFSKELMKQHPVGPAMVHPAETAVKGPSWRDLFEPGVKRALIVGIGIQMLQQFSGINGVLYYTPQILEQAGVAVLLSSMGFSSTSASLLISTITTLLMLPSIVVAMRLMDTSGRRTLLLHTIPVLVISLVVLVLGSIIHMGTVLNAVISTVGVVFYFCFFVMGYGPIPGILCSEIFPTRTRGLCIAICALAFWVGNIIVTYTLPVMLKSVGLAGVFSMYAVVCVVSWVFVFLKVPETKGMPLEVITDFFSLGAKQAAASKSK